A window of Maioricimonas rarisocia genomic DNA:
TGTCGAACGGCCCACCTACGACGGAGAACTCAATGAGCAGCTCGATGCTGTCATCGAGAAGAACGGCCCCGGCGACCTCGAAGCGCTGTTCAACACCGGTGATACGTGGGAAGTAACGTGACCGACGAGGACTCGTCGTTGAGCGAGGCGCCAATCCTGACGCTCGTTGGGCGCAGCGGCAGCCCCGTCACGCGAGAAGCGGAACAGATTGTGCGACGCCAACGGCGCTGCTGGAATCTGTGGATCGCCTCGCCGGATGAGTTTCCCTTTGCCGCCGACGACCGGCGCGCGCAGACCGACCTCATCCTGTTCGCCGTCGATCACCCCGACGACATTGGCATCGACGTGGATGCCGCATGGGCGGACGCCCCGCTGACCCGCTGGCTGATCTGTCGCGCGGACTGGTGCGATTCGACCGGCCGGACCAGGGACCGCTGGCCTCAGTCCGCCCACGTCCCGGTCTCGGCGCTGGCGGCACGACTGGAGCTCGAGTTCGACGTCCTGCAGAACCGACGAACTCCTGCCGCAATTACTGCCGACCGGAATGAGGTATTCGCTTTCGGTCACCCGGCCACGCCAGCGTCGCCGCTGCAGGGTGTCACCGTTGCCTGGGACGGCCCGGACCCCACGCTGGGCGAATCGGTTCTGGCCGCCTGCCGGGCCGCCGGAGCTCAGGTTGCCACATCATCCGTGTCAAATGCCGACGTGCTGCTGTTCGATGGCGATCCCTGGACGGCCACCCGCCAGGACGCCCTCGGGCGATTGACGGCTTCTGTCGATGCACCGGCCGTCGTCGTGCAGTTTGGCTATCTGCGACTGCACCAGCGCGCTGAAGCCCTGGCCCTTGGCGCCTGTGCGGCAATTGAGAAACTGGTGCCCGAACAGGAATTGTTCGACGCCATCCTGTCGGTCGCCAACGGCGACTGAGGGCCGACCGGTCTTCGCCGCCATCGCGTCCCCCTCTGCTCTCCCGCCAGACTCACAGCATTCCCGACATGACCTCGCACAGCGCCACTCTGCGTCTCGTCTCACTGCTGCTGCTTCCTGTGCTGCTTGCCATGCAGGGCTGCGGCGCACCTGCGCCCGACCCGGCACCGATGTCGACCCTCGATTCCACACACGAAGCAACCTGGACCGACCAGATTGCTGCCGTCCGGGAAGGAGCGTCGAGGGAGGTCGTCGTTACCGAAACTCCCGTCGCCGAAGAAGAGCTGGAGATGCTCGGCAAGGGATGCGAATCGCTCGAAGTCCTCGACATCGGCACTCTGAAATCACCGTCGGTCGCCGATGATCTGACGGTACTTCAGGCACTGCCCCACCTGCGCCGGGTCCGCTTCGGCTTTGAGGTCGATGACGCCATGCTCGAAACACTCGCAGCGACCGAGTCCCTGCGGGCCATTAATCTGCCGAAGGGAACATTCTCCGATGCGGGACTGGCGAAGCTCGCCGAGCTGCCCGAGCTGGAACTGCTGCGTTTCCACTCGCCCCACGTGACCGACGCCGGCATGCAGTCAATCGCTGCGATGCCATCGCTGAGGTTTCTGCATCTCATCGACGTGCCGATTACTGACGACGGGATCGCCGCACTGCACGAAATGGACCAGCTCGAGTCCCTGTACATCGACGGCGGCGCATGCACCGACGATGGCCTGCGGGCCCTGCTGCAGGCCCTGCCCGAACTGCATTTCCATCGCGATCAGCTGCACCTGCCGGACGATCCGCACCGGCATCCCCACGACTGAAGGACTCGGTCGCACGGCGGGACTCATCGATGTCTGCCTGCGCGTTGTCCTTGCGGCTCTGCGTTGGGATACTGCATCGCATGCTCCGACGGGAGAGACCGGCACACGATGATTGCCGCGGGCTCCGGAGCGAGTCATGTGAACAGAAGGAATCAGCAGCATGTCGCAGTTTGTTCGAGCCGCAGTAGTTACCGGGCTTCTCCTCCTCTCGGTCGGAACCCTCCGAGCCGATAACGATTCGACGCTCCGGGTCTTTCCGGAAGGCCAGCGTCCGGACGACCGCCGCCTCGAGCCCCTCAAGGATCTCAACGGCTATTTCCCCTTCGAAGTCCCGGAATCGCCTGCCGAGTGGGATGACCGGGCCGAAGAACTCCGTCGACGCGTTCTGGTCGCCAACGGCCTGTGGCCCATGCCGCCGAAGACGCCGCTCAACGCGGTGATCCACGGCAAGGTCGAACGGGACGGTTTTACGGTCGAGCGGGTGTATTTCGAGTCTCAGCCTGGCTTCTACGTCACCGGGATGCTGTTCCGTCCGTCTGAAGGTGAAGGGCCCTTTCCGGGCGTGCTTTCGCCGCATGGACATGGCGGCCGTCTGCAGGATGCCGGCCCCGACAAGGTCCTGCAGCAGATCGAGCGGGGCGAAGAGAAGTTCGCAGCCTCCGGCCGGTTCCCCAAGCTGGCCCGCTGTGCGCAGCTCGCCCGCATGGGGTGCGTGACCTTCATCTACGACATGATCGGCTATGCCGACAACACGCAGCTCTCTTACGAACTGGCCCATCGTTTCGCGAAGCAGCGGCCCGAGATGGAAGATCCCGAGAACTGGGGCCTGTACAGCACGCAGGCGGAGCTTCGCATGCAGTCGATCTTCGGCCTGCAGACCTGGAACTCGATCCGGGCGCTCGACTTCCTGTGCAGCCTGCCGGACGTCGACGCCAGCCGGATCGGCGTGACCGGCGGCAGTGGCGGAGGAACGCAGACCATTGTCCTCTGCGCCATCGACCCCCGCCCGGTCGTCGCGTTTCCCCAGGGAATGGTTTCCACAGCCATGCAGGGGGGCTGCACGTGTGAGAACTGCAGCCTGCTGCGGGTCGGCACCGGCAACGTCGAGCTGACGGCACTGTTCGCTCCGCGTCCCCAGGCGATGACCGCCGCCAACGACTGGACGAAGGAGATGATGACCAAGGGGTATCCGCAGCTTCAGCAGCTGTACCGCATGCTCGGCCACCCGGAGAAGGTCGACTGCGACGCCTACCTGCACTTCCCCCACAACTACAACTACGTGACGCGGGCCCACATGTACGACTGGTTCAACGAGTACCTCGGTCTGGGGCTCGAAGAACCGATCGTCGAGGAGGATTACGAACTCCTCTCTTCCGAAGAAATGGCCGTCTGGAACGACGAGCATCCCGCTCCCAAGGCACGAGGCGAAGCATTCGAGCGGCAACTCCTGTCGCAGATGACCGAACAGTCCGACGCCCAGATTGCTTCCCTGCTGCCGGAAGACCAGAAGTCCGTCGAGCAGTACCGTGAAATCGTCGGCGGAGCGTTCGAGACGATCTTCGGCCGGACCATTGATGGCGTCGGCACGGTCGAGCGTGAGAACATCGCCAAGGTCGATCGGGGGGATTACTGGTTCTTCAAGGATGTGCTGACCGTGCCCGCACACGGCGAGCAGTTGCCGGTCGTTTCGGTCTACCCGAAATCGGTCGATTGGAGCGGACGGGTTGTGGTCTGGCTGACCGGCCAGGGGAAGGCGGGACTGTTCGACGATGCCGGCGAACCGGTCGACGCCGTCCGCACGCTGCTGGAACGTGGCGACTCGGTCGTGACGGCGGACCTGTTCGGCCAGGGGGAGTTCGCCAGCAGCCCCGATGAGTTTGCTCAGAACCGCAAGGTCGAGAATCCGCGCGAGTATGCAGGCTACACCTACACGTACAACAATCCGCTGTTCTCGCAGCGGGTGCACGACGTCCTGACGCTGCTGAAGTGGGTCGACGCGGATGATCACGGCACCGAGGGGGTGACGCTCGTTGGCACGGGCGAAGCCGGGCTGATCGTCGCGACCGCAGCGCCGCTGTCGGGCAAGACGGTCGATGCCGTGGCGGTCGAGACCGGTGGTTTCCGCTTTGCGACGCTGGACAGCTTCCGGGATCGACGGTTTGTCCCGGGCGTCGTCAAGTACGGCGATCTGCCCGCCCTGCTCGGTCTGGCGGCACCGCGCGAACTGCTCGTGGTGGGGGATGCAGAAGAGATTCCCGCAGCCGTCGAAACCTGCTATTCCGCCACCGACCGGTCGAAACTGACGTGGGCCGCCAATGCGAACGACGCCACTGCCCGCATCGTCGACTGGCTGGCGGGCGACTGAATGCACCGATCATCATTGAACAAGACATCCGGGAGAGACGAATGAGCCACCAGAACGAATCGGCAACGCCGCGTCGCACCTTTCTCACCGAGGCGGCACTGGGAGCAGCCGGCCTGGCCGCCTTTGGACAACTGCATCAGACCGCATCCGCCGCGGAGGACTCCCCCTCAGGATCGCTCATCGAGGAGAACGACGTCGTTCTCTTCCAGGGAGACTCGATCACCGATGCCGGGCGCGATCGCAAGACCGCCGGCAAGGCGAACCACCAGCCGGCTCTCGGCAAGGGGTATGCGTGGATGGCGGCGTCCGAACTGCTCACGACGCATCCGGACGCCGGTCTGCAGATCTACAACCGGGGAATCAGCGGCAACAAGGTGTTTCAGCTTGCCGACCGCTGGCAGGCGGACTGCCTGGATCTGAAGCCGGACGTGCTGAGCATTCTGATTGGCGTCAATGACATCTGGCATCATCTGAACGGCCGTTACGACGGGACCGTGGAAGTCTACGAGAAGGACTACCGGGTCCTGCTCGAGCGGACGAAGAAGGCTCTTCCCGAAGTGCGTCTGGTCATCTGCGAACCGTTCGTGCTCCGCTGTGGCGCGGTCAACGATTCGTGGTTTCCGCAGTTCGACGCGTACCGGGCCGCGGCGAAGCGGGTCGCCGATTCCTTCGACGCCACATTCGTGCCGTTCCAGTCGATGTTCGACGCGGCTGTGCAGTACGCCCCGCCGGAGCACTGGGCGGGAGACGGCGTGCATCCCTCTCCGTACGGCGCCGCGCTGATGGCCAGTTTCTGGACGAATGCCGTGCTCGGTCACACGACGTAAACCGCAGTTGTTCCACGCGGAACCCAAGTGTCCTGCCGGGAGGCTGATTCCTTCAGAATCGGCGGTGCGAGAAGCCGCCGGCAGGCCACGCGCTCTGGTGGAACAGTGGCACGATCTTGTGCGCGCGTGCACGTCCGCTTATCCTTGAGTCATGCGATAAGCGTGCTAAGAATTAGTAAGCTAACAGATTACGTGGAGCGCGGGGTGCTCAAGTACGACTTCGAGGCCAGTATCGGATACTGGGTCATCATCTCGTCGCTGGCGTTTCGCCGGGCACTGAACGAAGAACTGGCTCCGCACGGGATCACCTTCCGGCAGTCACAGGTCCTCGGTTGGCTTGTGCTCGAGGGCGAGCTCTCGCAGGGGGAACTGGCCAGCCGGATGGAAGTGGAACCTCCCACACTGGCCGGGCTGGTGGACCGGATGGAAAACGCCGGCTGGGTGACGCGATGCGTCTGCCCCGACGATCGCCGCAAAAAGATCATTCGCCTTCAGGATCAGGCAGGCCCGGTCTGGGAAAAGATTGCCGAGTGTGCCCGCCGGGTCCGCAAGGTTGCCACCCGCGGACTGACAGACGAACAATCCGATCAGTTGCTGTCTCTGCTGCGCGTGGTACACGGGAACCTCACCCAATCGATTCGGGGCATGGATCCTCCAACGGAACCGAAATAAGACATCGACGGCGGGCCGGGCTTGGCGGGCAGAATGCAGCTGCCCCCACGACGACTGACCGGTTTCCTTCACACCAGAAGGTCACCGGGTGCTGCTCGCCTGCCCGGTGGTTCGCGCGGGAAATCACGCGCTGCACCGGCCTGCCGTCCGACAGGTGATCGCGCTTCTGACCTGACTCATCTCGAAAGACGCAACATGCAACGACGCATCTGCCTGTGCTTTGCCGCCATTGTCCTCAGCTTGACGGGAGCCGTCAGCGGCGTGCTGGCCCAGTCCCCCGTCATCGTTTCGCGCGTGGTCGAACGGGAAGTCCGAACCGGGCAGACGTTCGTGGGAACAATCCTGCCGGAAAAGCGCGCCACCATCGGCAGTGCCGTGGGAGGTCGCGTGGTCGAGTTCCCGATCGATGAGGGAGACCGCGTTGAAGAGGGTCAGGCACTCGCGAAACTGCTGACCAATACGATCAACCTGGAGCTGGACGCCGCCGAAGCAGAACTGCAGCTGCGCAAGCACGAACTCGAGGAACTCGAGAACGGCACGCGTCCGGAAGAGATCACCCAGGCCAGGGCCCAGATGGAGGCGGCCCGAACGGCGCTGACGTTTTCCGAGAAACGTCTGGAACGGATTCAGCGGCTGGCCGCCCGCGGCGATGCCGCCACTCAGGATCAGCTCGACGAGGCCATCGCCGGCCGTGACAACGCTCAGGCAACCCTGGACGAGCGGACGGCCGCATTCGAACTGGCCGGTGCCGGTCCCCGCAAGGAGCAGATCGCTCAGGCGCGAGCCCGCGTCGCCATGCAGTCGGCCCTCGTTCAGAACCTCGAGTCCAAGATCGTCAAGCACACGATGATCGCCCGCTTCAACGGCTACGTCGTGTCCGAACACACCGAAGTGGGTGCCTGGGTCAACAGTGGCGACCCCGTCGCCGAAATCGTCGCCCTCGACCGCGTCGACGTTCTCGCACACGTGCTCGAAACCCACGTGCCGCACATCCGCCCCGGCATCGAGTCCCGCGTCGAAGTTCCTGCTCTTCCGGACCGGTTCTTCGTCGGCAAAGTCGCGATTGTCATTCCGGAGGGGGACCAGCGATCGCGGACGTTCCCCGTCAAAGTGCGGCTGGAAAACGAGATCATCGACGACCACCCCCTGCTGAAGGCGGGGATGCTGGCGCGGGTCACTCTGCCGACCGGAGCGCGAAAGAAGTCCCTGCTCGTTCCCAAGGATGCCCTCGTCCTGGGAGGACCGAGTCCGATGGTGTACGTCATCGATGTCGAAGGAAGCGGGCCCAAGGGGAAGGCCCGCCCGGTCCCGGTCGAACTGGACATACCCAGCGGTTCGTATGTCGCGGTCGCCGGAAAACTGAAGCCGGGTGAACGTGTCGTCGTCCGGGGGAACGAACGACTCCGACCGGACCAGGAAGTGACCATTACCGGCGAAATCGCCGCGGAGGAATCGGCATCGGGCGGCGCGGGAGAATAATGTCCGTTTCGCCCTGCCCGATAGGGTTCCCCCACGTTTCCATACAACTGACAGCCAGAAGCCTCGCAACGCTGTCGGCGGGCCCTCCTGCCTGTGCCGCAACGTCTGCCACCTGCTCAAGAGGACGGTTCAGACATGCATTTGATTGACTCGTTCGTTCGCAGCCCGGTCAAAGTGAGCGTCGGCGTACTGCTCGTCGCGCTGTTCGGATTCGTCGCGCTCACGCGGATGCCGATGCAGCTCACCCCCGAGGTGCAGACCCCGACGATCACCGTCGAGACCCGCTGGCCCGGGGCCAGCCCGCAGGAGATCGAGCGGGAAATCATCATTGAGCAGGAAGAGCAGCTCAAGAGCGTCGAA
This region includes:
- a CDS encoding acetylxylan esterase, which encodes MSQFVRAAVVTGLLLLSVGTLRADNDSTLRVFPEGQRPDDRRLEPLKDLNGYFPFEVPESPAEWDDRAEELRRRVLVANGLWPMPPKTPLNAVIHGKVERDGFTVERVYFESQPGFYVTGMLFRPSEGEGPFPGVLSPHGHGGRLQDAGPDKVLQQIERGEEKFAASGRFPKLARCAQLARMGCVTFIYDMIGYADNTQLSYELAHRFAKQRPEMEDPENWGLYSTQAELRMQSIFGLQTWNSIRALDFLCSLPDVDASRIGVTGGSGGGTQTIVLCAIDPRPVVAFPQGMVSTAMQGGCTCENCSLLRVGTGNVELTALFAPRPQAMTAANDWTKEMMTKGYPQLQQLYRMLGHPEKVDCDAYLHFPHNYNYVTRAHMYDWFNEYLGLGLEEPIVEEDYELLSSEEMAVWNDEHPAPKARGEAFERQLLSQMTEQSDAQIASLLPEDQKSVEQYREIVGGAFETIFGRTIDGVGTVERENIAKVDRGDYWFFKDVLTVPAHGEQLPVVSVYPKSVDWSGRVVVWLTGQGKAGLFDDAGEPVDAVRTLLERGDSVVTADLFGQGEFASSPDEFAQNRKVENPREYAGYTYTYNNPLFSQRVHDVLTLLKWVDADDHGTEGVTLVGTGEAGLIVATAAPLSGKTVDAVAVETGGFRFATLDSFRDRRFVPGVVKYGDLPALLGLAAPRELLVVGDAEEIPAAVETCYSATDRSKLTWAANANDATARIVDWLAGD
- a CDS encoding efflux RND transporter periplasmic adaptor subunit; translation: MQRRICLCFAAIVLSLTGAVSGVLAQSPVIVSRVVEREVRTGQTFVGTILPEKRATIGSAVGGRVVEFPIDEGDRVEEGQALAKLLTNTINLELDAAEAELQLRKHELEELENGTRPEEITQARAQMEAARTALTFSEKRLERIQRLAARGDAATQDQLDEAIAGRDNAQATLDERTAAFELAGAGPRKEQIAQARARVAMQSALVQNLESKIVKHTMIARFNGYVVSEHTEVGAWVNSGDPVAEIVALDRVDVLAHVLETHVPHIRPGIESRVEVPALPDRFFVGKVAIVIPEGDQRSRTFPVKVRLENEIIDDHPLLKAGMLARVTLPTGARKKSLLVPKDALVLGGPSPMVYVIDVEGSGPKGKARPVPVELDIPSGSYVAVAGKLKPGERVVVRGNERLRPDQEVTITGEIAAEESASGGAGE
- a CDS encoding SGNH/GDSL hydrolase family protein; its protein translation is MSHQNESATPRRTFLTEAALGAAGLAAFGQLHQTASAAEDSPSGSLIEENDVVLFQGDSITDAGRDRKTAGKANHQPALGKGYAWMAASELLTTHPDAGLQIYNRGISGNKVFQLADRWQADCLDLKPDVLSILIGVNDIWHHLNGRYDGTVEVYEKDYRVLLERTKKALPEVRLVICEPFVLRCGAVNDSWFPQFDAYRAAAKRVADSFDATFVPFQSMFDAAVQYAPPEHWAGDGVHPSPYGAALMASFWTNAVLGHTT
- a CDS encoding MarR family winged helix-turn-helix transcriptional regulator, encoding MLKYDFEASIGYWVIISSLAFRRALNEELAPHGITFRQSQVLGWLVLEGELSQGELASRMEVEPPTLAGLVDRMENAGWVTRCVCPDDRRKKIIRLQDQAGPVWEKIAECARRVRKVATRGLTDEQSDQLLSLLRVVHGNLTQSIRGMDPPTEPK
- a CDS encoding leucine-rich repeat domain-containing protein, giving the protein MTSHSATLRLVSLLLLPVLLAMQGCGAPAPDPAPMSTLDSTHEATWTDQIAAVREGASREVVVTETPVAEEELEMLGKGCESLEVLDIGTLKSPSVADDLTVLQALPHLRRVRFGFEVDDAMLETLAATESLRAINLPKGTFSDAGLAKLAELPELELLRFHSPHVTDAGMQSIAAMPSLRFLHLIDVPITDDGIAALHEMDQLESLYIDGGACTDDGLRALLQALPELHFHRDQLHLPDDPHRHPHD